In a genomic window of Bicyclus anynana chromosome 5, ilBicAnyn1.1, whole genome shotgun sequence:
- the LOC112052885 gene encoding ecdysone-inducible protein E75 isoform X5, translating into MVSDMGEDLPILKGILNGVVKYHNAPVRFGRVPKREKARILAAMQQSSSSRAQEQAAAAELDDGPRLLARVVRAHLDTCEFTRDRVAAMRARARDCPTYSQPTLACPLNPAPELQSEKEFSQRFAHVIRGVIDFAGLIPGFQLLTQDDKFTLLKSGLFDALFVRLICMFDAPLNSIICLNGQLMKRDSIQSGANARFLVDSTFKFAERMNSMNLTDAEIGLFCAIVLITPDRPGLRNVELVERMHARLKACLQSVISQNRPDRPGFLRELMDTLPDLRTLSTLHTEKLVVFRTEHKELLRQQMWGDEEGCSWADSVVEESARSPIGSVSSSESGEAMGDCGTPLLAATLAGRRRLDSRGSVDEEALLGMAHLAHNGLTVTPVRPPPRYRKLDSPTDSGIESGNEKHERIIGPGSGCSSPRSSLEEHTEDRRPTAPADDMPVLKRVLEAPPLFDTPLLMDEAYKRHKKFRAMRRDTGEAEGRPVPLTPSPQPPQHPHPASPAHPAHSPRPLRAPLSSTHSVLAKSLMEGPRMTPEQLKRTDIIQQYMRRGELGAECPLRLRYGGSPAPEPALELQVEVADAPLNLSKKSPSPPRAYMPRMLEA; encoded by the exons CTGTGCGATTTGGGCGCGTACCGAAACGTGAGAAAGCCCGTATCCTGGCGGCGATGCAACAGTCGTCGTCGTCGCGCGCGCAGGAGCAGGCGGCGGCGGCCGAGCTAGACGACGGGCCGCGGCTGCTGGCGCGCGTGGTGCGCGCACACCTCGACACCTGCGAGTTCACCCGCGACCGCGTGGCCGCCATGCGCGCGCGCGCTCGCGACTGTCCCACCTACTCTCAACCCACTTTG GCGTGTCCTCTGAACCCAGCGCCGGAGCTCCAGTCCGAGAAAGAGTTCTCCCAGCGGTTCGCTCACGTCATCCGTGGCGTGATCGACTTCGCCGGCCTCATTCCTGGCTTCCAGCTGCTCACGCAAGATGACAAATTCACATTGTTAAAAAGTGGACTTTTTGATGCTCTGTTCGTGCGTCTAATTTGTATGTTCGACGCTCCTCTCAATAGTATAATATGTCTCAATGGACAACTCATGAAGCGAGACTCTATCCAAAGTGGTGCGAACGCGCGTTTCCTCGTAGATTCCACCTTTAAATTCGCCGAGCGCATGAATTCCATGAATCTGACGGACGCCGAGATCGGCCTCTTCTGCGCCATAGTCCTTATCACTCCGGACAGGCCCGGGCTCCGCAACGTGGAATTAGTAGAAAGAATGCACGCGAGGCTCAAAGCGTGTCTCCAGTCTGTCATTTCTCAAAACAGACCCGACAGGCCTGGCTTCCTCCGGGAATTGATGGATACTCTCCCGGACCTACGCACCTTGAGTACGCTTCACACAGAGAAGCTGGTGGTGTTCCGTACCGAACACAAGGAACTATTACGGCAGCAAATGTGGGGAGACGAAGAAGGGTGCTCGTGGGCCGACTCCGTCGTAGAAGAATCAGCCCGCAGTCCGATCGGCTCAGTCTCCAGCAGTGAATCCGGCGAAGCGATGGGCGACTGTGGCACTCCTTTACTGGCCGCGACCCTCGCTGGACGCCGAAGACTCGATTCTCGGGGTTCAGTCGACGAAGAAGCGCTGCTCGGTATGGCACACCTCGCTCACAACGGTCTCACAGTCACTCCAGTGAGGCCCCCGCCCCGTTACCGGAAGTTGGATTCTCCGACTGACTCTGGTATCGAGTCCGGGAACGAGAAACACGAAAGAATCATCGGACCCGGCTCGGGCTGCTCGAGCCCGCGATCGTCTCTCGAGGAGCACACGGAGGACAGGCGGCCGACCGCGCCCGCAGACGATATGCCAGTTCTGAAACGCGTGCTGGAAGCGCCGCCGCTGTTCGACACTCCCTTGCTCATGGACGAAGCGTACAAGCGGCACAAAAAGTTCCGCGCCATGCGCCGCGACACGGGCGAGGCCGAGGGCCGGCCCGTGCCGCTGACGCCGTCGCCGCAGCCGCCGCAGCACCCGCACCCCGCGAGCCCGGCGCACCCGGCGCACTCGCCGCGCCCGCTGCGCGCGCCGCTGTCGTCCACGCACTCGGTGCTGGCCAAGAGCCTGATGGAGGGCCCGCGCATGACGCCGGAGCAGCTGAAGCGCACGGACATCATCCAGCAGTACATGCGGCGCGGCGAGCTGGGCGCCGAGTGCCCGCTGCGGCTGCGCTACGGCGGCTCGCCGGCGCCCGAGCCCGCGCTGGAGCTGCAGGTGGAGGTGGCGGACGCGCCGCTCAACCTGTCCAAGAAGTCCCCGTCGCCGCCGCGCGCCTACATGCCGCGCATGCTGGAGGCGTGA